A window from Thermodesulfobacteriota bacterium encodes these proteins:
- the carB gene encoding carbamoyl-phosphate synthase large subunit: MPKRNDIKTILLVGSGPIVIGQACEFDYSGTQACKALKEEGFRIVLVNSNPATIMTDPAFADRTYIEPLVPDVVEKIIEKERPDALLPTLGGQTALNIAVDLAESGVLDKYGVELIGAKLHAIKKAENRELFKEAMLSIGLDVPKSGIAHTMAEAWKVMEGLGFPVIIRPSFTLGGSGGSVAYNIEEFEEFAKSGLDLSPVSEILIEESVLGWKEYELEVMRDGMDNVVIICSIENFDPMGVHTGDSITVAPAQTLTDKEYQRMRDASIAIIREIGVDTGGSNIQFGLNPDDGRMVVIEMNPRVSRSSALASKATGFPIAKIAAKLAVGYTLDEIPNDITRYTPASFEPSIDYVVVKIPRFTFEKFPQTDPSLTTQMKSVGEVMAIGRTFKESLQKAMRSLEIDSAGFEPRSSDTSVITDKLRTPNPERLWYIADALRCGMSIEEVFSLTYIDRWFLRNIKQIVQMEEELRSTARKMNGSLLRKAKEFGFSDIRIAELTRKSEDDIRESRLRNKIGSVYKMVDTCAAEFEAYTPYLYSTYEREDEAPPTDRSKVVILGGGPNRIGQGIEFDYCCVHASFSLREEGYEAIMVNCNPETVSTDYDTSDRLYFEPLTLEDTLSIVGRENPDGVIVHLGGQTPLKLAIPLEERGVKIIGTSPDSIDLAEDRERFRDLVEELGLRQPESGIARSQEEAVRIANDIGYPIVVRPSYVLGGRAMEIVYTEDSLRRYIREAVRVSPNLPVLIDKFLKDAKEVDVDAVSDGKTVVIGGVLEHIEEAGVHSGDSAMVLPPFSIEARVIKEIKRQTKELALALRVKGLVNIQFAVKDNVVYILEVNPRASRTVPFVSKAIGVPLAKLGTKVMIGKTLRQLGFTKEIVPAHYCVKESVFPFIKFHGVDTILGPEMKSTGEVMGIDADIRMAFAKAQIAAGSDLPLSGTAFISVKDEDKPKLSEFIRDLEGLGFKIMATAGTAAYLKGIGVGCTVVKKVIEGRPHVVDHIKNGEVQLVVNTTFGQKEVEQSYSIRRTALVHRVPYFTTISAARAAVGAIEVLIGKGLDVKAIQDYY; the protein is encoded by the coding sequence ATGCCTAAACGGAATGACATAAAAACCATACTGCTCGTAGGGTCGGGTCCGATAGTAATAGGGCAGGCCTGCGAGTTCGACTATTCGGGCACCCAGGCCTGCAAGGCGCTCAAGGAAGAGGGATTCAGGATCGTGCTCGTGAACTCCAACCCGGCCACCATAATGACTGACCCAGCTTTCGCCGACAGAACATATATAGAGCCTCTCGTTCCGGATGTAGTCGAAAAGATAATAGAAAAGGAGAGACCCGACGCGCTCCTCCCGACGCTCGGCGGACAGACCGCCCTCAATATCGCCGTCGATCTCGCCGAGTCGGGCGTCCTCGACAAGTACGGCGTCGAGCTGATCGGGGCCAAGCTGCATGCGATTAAGAAGGCCGAGAACAGGGAGCTCTTCAAGGAGGCAATGCTCAGTATAGGTCTCGATGTCCCCAAGAGCGGGATCGCTCACACGATGGCGGAGGCATGGAAGGTAATGGAAGGGCTCGGGTTCCCCGTGATAATCCGCCCTTCGTTCACTCTGGGAGGCTCGGGCGGAAGCGTCGCGTACAACATAGAAGAATTCGAGGAGTTCGCCAAGTCGGGACTCGACCTTAGCCCTGTATCCGAGATACTGATAGAAGAATCGGTCCTCGGATGGAAGGAATACGAGCTCGAGGTCATGCGCGACGGGATGGACAACGTCGTGATAATATGCTCGATCGAGAACTTCGATCCCATGGGCGTGCATACCGGGGACAGCATAACCGTAGCGCCCGCCCAGACGCTAACTGACAAGGAATATCAGAGGATGCGCGACGCGTCGATAGCCATAATCAGGGAGATAGGCGTCGACACCGGGGGCTCGAATATTCAGTTCGGGCTCAACCCGGACGACGGGCGGATGGTGGTCATAGAGATGAACCCGAGGGTATCGAGGAGCTCTGCGCTCGCGTCTAAAGCGACGGGATTCCCTATTGCGAAGATCGCGGCCAAGCTCGCCGTCGGCTACACGCTCGACGAGATACCGAACGATATCACCCGCTACACGCCCGCATCTTTCGAGCCCTCCATAGACTACGTCGTCGTCAAGATACCCAGGTTTACTTTCGAGAAGTTCCCGCAGACGGACCCCTCCCTCACGACGCAGATGAAATCGGTCGGCGAGGTCATGGCGATAGGAAGGACGTTCAAGGAATCGCTCCAGAAGGCCATGAGGTCCCTCGAGATAGATTCCGCGGGCTTCGAGCCCAGGTCATCGGATACGTCTGTCATTACCGATAAATTGAGGACGCCTAATCCGGAAAGGCTCTGGTATATCGCCGACGCGCTCAGGTGCGGGATGAGCATCGAGGAAGTATTCAGTCTCACGTATATAGACAGGTGGTTCCTCCGGAATATAAAGCAGATAGTACAAATGGAAGAGGAGCTCAGATCCACTGCTCGTAAGATGAACGGGAGCCTCTTGAGGAAAGCGAAGGAATTCGGATTCTCCGATATCCGTATAGCCGAGCTCACGAGAAAATCGGAAGACGATATAAGAGAATCGAGGCTCAGGAACAAGATCGGCTCCGTATACAAAATGGTCGACACGTGCGCCGCGGAGTTCGAAGCCTATACCCCTTACCTCTACTCGACCTACGAGCGGGAAGACGAGGCCCCGCCTACGGACAGGTCCAAAGTCGTGATTCTCGGCGGCGGGCCTAACAGGATCGGACAGGGCATCGAATTCGATTACTGCTGCGTGCATGCCTCCTTCTCTCTCCGGGAGGAGGGTTACGAAGCCATAATGGTGAACTGCAACCCCGAAACAGTGAGCACCGATTACGATACGTCGGACAGGCTTTACTTCGAGCCCCTCACGCTCGAGGATACACTCTCAATAGTCGGGAGGGAGAATCCGGACGGGGTTATCGTGCACCTTGGGGGGCAGACGCCTCTCAAGCTCGCCATACCGCTCGAGGAGAGGGGTGTAAAAATCATCGGCACGTCGCCCGATAGTATCGACCTCGCTGAGGACAGGGAGAGGTTCAGGGACCTCGTAGAGGAGCTCGGGCTGAGACAGCCCGAGAGCGGGATCGCGAGGAGTCAGGAAGAGGCTGTCAGGATAGCGAACGATATAGGCTATCCTATCGTCGTCAGGCCTTCCTATGTCCTGGGAGGACGCGCCATGGAGATCGTTTACACCGAGGATTCGCTCAGGCGCTATATAAGAGAAGCAGTGAGAGTCTCGCCCAACCTCCCGGTGCTTATAGACAAGTTTTTAAAGGACGCCAAGGAAGTCGACGTGGATGCGGTGTCCGACGGTAAAACAGTCGTCATCGGAGGGGTGCTCGAGCACATAGAAGAAGCGGGCGTACACTCAGGCGACAGCGCCATGGTGCTTCCCCCTTTCTCGATCGAGGCCCGCGTGATAAAGGAGATAAAGCGTCAGACAAAGGAGCTCGCTCTCGCGCTCAGGGTCAAGGGTCTCGTCAATATTCAGTTCGCGGTTAAAGACAATGTCGTTTATATACTGGAAGTGAACCCCCGCGCGAGCAGGACAGTCCCCTTCGTCAGCAAGGCCATCGGCGTCCCTCTCGCCAAGCTCGGGACCAAGGTCATGATAGGGAAAACTCTCAGGCAGCTCGGGTTTACGAAAGAGATAGTGCCCGCGCACTACTGCGTCAAGGAATCCGTTTTCCCGTTCATCAAATTCCACGGCGTCGACACGATCCTCGGGCCCGAGATGAAATCCACAGGGGAAGTGATGGGAATAGATGCCGACATAAGGATGGCCTTCGCAAAAGCGCAGATAGCCGCTGGAAGCGACCTCCCGCTCTCGGGCACGGCGTTCATAAGCGTGAAGGACGAGGACAAGCCCAAGCTATCGGAGTTTATAAGGGATCTCGAAGGGCTCGGCTTTAAAATTATGGCTACGGCAGGCACGGCGGCGTATCTAAAGGGGATCGGCGTCGGCTGCACGGTCGTGAAGAAGGTTATCGAAGGCCGCCCTCATGTGGTGGATCATATAAAGAACGGCGAGGTGCAGCTCGTCGTGAACACGACTTTCGGGCAGAAGGAGGTGGAGCAGTCCTACTCCATCAGGAGGACGGCGCTTGTACACAGGGTCCCCTACTTTACGACTATTTCGGCTGCAAGGGCCGCCGTAGGAGCGATAGAGGTGCTTATAGGTAAAGGCCTCGACGTAAAGGCTATTCAGGACTATTATTAA
- the greA gene encoding transcription elongation factor GreA, with translation MERVPMTPQGFKKLQEELRRLKTVDRQEVIKLIEYARSLGDLSENAEYETAKQRQSFVEGRIQELESKIGRAEIIDPAELRDKDRVTFGVRVKLENLDTGETVTYQLVGPDESEPDNGLISITSPIGKALIGKRVDDDVQVHAPGGIREFVVLEIS, from the coding sequence ATAGAAAGAGTGCCGATGACTCCGCAGGGATTTAAGAAGCTTCAGGAAGAGCTCCGGAGGCTCAAGACCGTGGACAGGCAGGAAGTGATAAAACTGATCGAATACGCGAGGTCTCTAGGGGACCTGTCCGAGAACGCCGAGTATGAAACAGCGAAGCAGAGACAGTCGTTCGTGGAGGGCAGGATTCAGGAGCTCGAGAGCAAGATAGGGAGGGCAGAGATCATCGACCCCGCCGAGCTCAGGGATAAGGACCGGGTCACTTTCGGGGTCAGGGTCAAGCTCGAGAATCTCGATACCGGGGAAACCGTTACGTATCAGCTAGTGGGCCCCGACGAGTCGGAGCCCGATAACGGCCTCATTTCGATCACTTCGCCCATCGGCAAAGCGCTCATAGGAAAGCGAGTAGACGACGACGTACAGGTGCATGCCCCGGGCGGGATCAGGGAGTTCGTCGTTCTCGAGATAAGCTGA